AAAGTTACGCCTAAAATTTCCGAAGAAATCAAGGAACATTTAGAGTATAAAGTAAACAAAACAACAGAGAAATCAGGAACAATCTCAATGAGTTGGGAAAAAGTCACGGTTGAATTTCCTTTTGAAATAAAGTAATATGGTCAACAGAAAAACAGCGAAATGGATTAGAAAAACGCACCGCTACTTGGGTATCTTCTTAGGTATCCAGTTTTTGATGTGGACCATTAGCGGAATGTATTTCAGTTGGACGGATATTGATGAAATACACGGAGACCAGTTTAAAAAAGTAGCACCTAAGCAGAAGTCTTTTAACGATTTACTCGGTACATCTCAACTCGATACAGAGCAACCAATCCAAACTTTAGAACTATTGGAAATTGCAAACGAACCTTATTATTGGATTAATGAGACCACACTTTTCAACGCAAGTACTGGAGATATAAAAAATGGTATTACTAGAGATGAAGCAAAACAAGTGGCTACTAGATATATGTTATCAGACCTCAAAATATCAGGTATTGAACTTATTGATGAAGTTGGAGACCATCACGAATATCGTGGTCGTCCACTTCCGGCGTATGAAATTTCGTATGAAACACCTCAAAATTTAAAGGCCTATGTGGCCATTGAAAATGGCGCATTTCAAACGGTAAGACACAGGGATTGGCGTTGGTTCGATTTCCTTTGGATGACACACACTATGGATTATCAAGGTAGAGACAATTTTAACACATTAGTATTGCGAGGGTTTTCACTATTAGGGTTGATTACTGTATTAAGTGGTTTTTTACTTTGGTACACGTCATCCCCAACCATTAGAAAAATAATTAAAAAGAAACGAAAATAAGTCACACTAAAATCAATATATAATGGAAAATTCAAATCAAAATTCAAAAAAAAACAATTACACAAAATTTGTAGGTATGCTGGCGGCATCATTTGTGGCAATGTACATTACAATGTACCTAAACTCTTATCAATTAGATCACGTCTATTTTAGCCTTACTCGTTTTTATATGAGTTGCTTGGGTATTGCTGCTATGGCCATTATAATGTTTGTGGCGATGCGTAATATGTACCAAAACAAAAAGAAGAATATCGCCATTGTTTTGGGTAGCATTGTGCTATTTGTTGGTGCATTAGGATTGGTACGCGACCAGAAGTCAACGGTAGGAGACATATTGTGGATGAAAGCAATGATACCTCACCACTCTATTGCGATTTTAACAAGTGAGCGTGCTGATATCCAAGATCCAGAAGTTAAAAAGTTAGCTGAAGATATTATCAAGGCACAAGAAAAGGAAATTGCAGAAATGAAAGCAATGATAAAACGATTGGAAAATAACAAATAAATAATATTAAAATGAATAAAAACATCATTTATATAAGTGTTGCCTTGATTGTTGGCCTGTTAGGCGGCTTTCTACTATTCGGTGGAGGTTCTGCGGACAAGGCAACAAATAATGCGAAAGACACCCACGACCATTCAGAAGAAATTGCTTCTAATCAAATGTGGACGTGTTCTATGCATCCACAGATTATGCAACCAGAACCTGGGGATTGTCCCATTTGTGGAATGGATTTAATTCCAGCCGAATCTGGTGCAGATGGTCTCAATGCCAATGAAATAAAAATGACCGATAACGCAATGGCTCTGGCCAATATCCAAACATCACTTGTAGGAAAAGGACAAATGGGAAATAATTCCCTTAAATTATCTGGTAAGATAAAAGCTAATGAAGAGTCAAATGCCGTACAGGTTACATATTTTGGAGGAAGAATAGAAAAACTGTACGTTAATTCTACAGGAGAACGTGTT
The sequence above is drawn from the Cellulophaga sp. Hel_I_12 genome and encodes:
- a CDS encoding PepSY domain-containing protein — encoded protein: MVNRKTAKWIRKTHRYLGIFLGIQFLMWTISGMYFSWTDIDEIHGDQFKKVAPKQKSFNDLLGTSQLDTEQPIQTLELLEIANEPYYWINETTLFNASTGDIKNGITRDEAKQVATRYMLSDLKISGIELIDEVGDHHEYRGRPLPAYEISYETPQNLKAYVAIENGAFQTVRHRDWRWFDFLWMTHTMDYQGRDNFNTLVLRGFSLLGLITVLSGFLLWYTSSPTIRKIIKKKRK
- a CDS encoding DUF305 domain-containing protein: MENSNQNSKKNNYTKFVGMLAASFVAMYITMYLNSYQLDHVYFSLTRFYMSCLGIAAMAIIMFVAMRNMYQNKKKNIAIVLGSIVLFVGALGLVRDQKSTVGDILWMKAMIPHHSIAILTSERADIQDPEVKKLAEDIIKAQEKEIAEMKAMIKRLENNK